A stretch of Carya illinoinensis cultivar Pawnee chromosome 14, C.illinoinensisPawnee_v1, whole genome shotgun sequence DNA encodes these proteins:
- the LOC122293562 gene encoding 3,9-dihydroxypterocarpan 6A-monooxygenase-like — MGWWRSYAGDERFSSSTLTILFGIFVVLWLAVKKQRKAAVPPLPPGTELHTKFEQLYGIYGPIYKVWLGNKLCIVISSPSLVKEVVRDQDAIFSNRDINIVGLSLSYGAVNIGLSLNGPNWKMLRKMFVREMLSPANLNSTFALQKEEVRNTIKSLYDKKGTPIDLGDLVIIYHSRKNNVSDFFPALASFDLQGIGRKAKRIFETIDGVLDYAINRQIKSLAKAKEEGMTKTRQKYFLEVLLELREQDYGTPSKSMTQLKAMVLDIVVTGSDTTTTMCEWVMARLLKHPEIMKKVTEELTEIVGLDNLVEESHLLKLHYLEAVIKETFRVHPPGPFLLVRTPSESSIIGGYHVPKGSSIFLNAWAIQRDPKYWGNPLEFKPERFLNNAYGRFDYLGNSFKYFPFGSRRRICAGLTLAERTLKYILASFLHSYKWKLPLGSEIEFSDIFSVVTKKKNPTIRILTPRLSKFELYTE, encoded by the exons ATGGGGTGGTGGAGGTCCTATGCTGGCGATGAGAGATTTTCTAGCTCAACTCTCACTATTTTGTTTGGTATATTTGTGGTGTTATGGTTGGCTgtcaagaaacaaagaaaggcTGCAGTACCTCCATTGCCACCAG GTACAGAACTtcatacaaaatttgaacaacTGTATGGGATCTATGGCCCCATCTATAAGGTCTGGCTTGGAAACAAATTGTGCATTGTGATTAGCTCACCCTCACTAGTTAAAGAAGTTGTTCGTGACCAAGATGCAATATTTTCCAACCGTGATATTAACATAGTTGGACTTTCTCTCTCATACGGGGCAGTTAATATTGGTCTTTCCCTGAATGGTCCTAACTGGAAGATGTTGCGGAAGATGTTTGTGAGAGAGATGTTAAGTCCAGCAAATCTTAATAGTACATTTGCTTTACAAAAAGAAGAGGTAAGGAACACCATTAAAAGTCTGTATGACAAAAAAGGCACACCTATAGATTTAGGGGACCTGGT AATTATTTATCATTCTCGGAAAAACAATGTTTCGGATTTTTTCCCGGCTTTAGCCAGCTTTGATTTACAAGGGATTGGAAGGAAAGCAaagagaatttttgaaaccATTGATGGAGTACTTGATTATGCCATTAATAGACAGATCAAGAGTTTGGCCAAAGCCAAAGAAGAGGGAATGACAAAGACAAGACAAAAGTACTTTTTGGAAGTTCTCTTGGAACTAAGGGAGCAAGACTACGGTACACCATCAAAGAGCATGACACAACTTAAGGCTATGGTtctt GACATAGTGGTGACTGGATCCGACACAACAACAACTATGTGTGAATGGGTGATGGCAAGGTTGTTGAAGCATCCAGAGATAATGAAAAAGGTTACTGAAGAATTAACAGAAATTGTGGGGTTGGACAACTTAGTTGAAGAATCTCATTTGCTCAAATTACATTATTTAGAAGCTGTTATTAAAGAGACGTTCCGTGTGCACCCACCTGGTCCTTTCCTTTTAGTTCGTACTCCAAGTGAATCTAGCATCATTGGAGGGTACCATGTACCCAAAGGTTCTAGTATTTTCTTGAATGCTTGGGCTATACAAAGGGATCCAAAGTATTGGGGGAATCCCTTGGAATTTAAACCTGAGAGGTTTCTAAATAATGCTTATGGTAGGTTTGATTATTTGGGCAACAGCTTTAAATATTTTCCATTTGGGTCAAGGAGAAGAATATGTGCAGGGCTGACACTAGCGGAGAGGACACTCAAGTACATCTTGGCTTCATTTTTGCATTCCTATAAGTGGAAATTGCCACTAGGTTCAGAGATAGAATTTTCTGACATTTTCAGTGTTGTTACCAAGAAAAAGAATCCAACCATTAGAATTCTAACTCCAAGGTTATCTAAGTTTGAGCTCTACACAGAATAG